From one Rhodoferax sp. PAMC 29310 genomic stretch:
- the ahpC gene encoding alkyl hydroperoxide reductase subunit C — MSLINTAVIEFKNDAFHNGKFITVSNESLKGKWNVFIFMPAAFTFNCPTEVEDAADNYAEFQKAGAEVYIVTTDTHFSHKVWHETSPAVGKAKFPLIGDPTHRLTRGFDVHIEEEGLALRGTFIINPEGKIVTMEVHDNAIARDVKETLRKLKAAQYVAAHPGEVCPAKWNDGAKTLTPSLDLVGKI, encoded by the coding sequence ATGTCCCTCATCAACACCGCAGTCATCGAATTCAAGAACGACGCCTTTCACAACGGCAAGTTCATCACCGTGTCCAACGAAAGCCTCAAAGGCAAGTGGAACGTGTTCATTTTCATGCCCGCCGCGTTCACCTTCAACTGCCCCACAGAAGTGGAAGACGCCGCTGACAACTACGCCGAATTCCAGAAAGCCGGTGCTGAGGTCTACATCGTGACGACCGACACCCACTTCTCCCACAAAGTGTGGCACGAGACCTCGCCAGCGGTTGGCAAGGCCAAGTTCCCCTTGATCGGTGACCCAACACACCGCTTGACCCGCGGTTTTGACGTTCACATCGAAGAAGAAGGTCTGGCACTGCGCGGCACTTTCATCATCAACCCCGAAGGCAAGATCGTGACCATGGAAGTCCATGACAACGCCATCGCCCGTGACGTCAAGGAAACCCTGCGCAAGCTCAAGGCTGCCCAGTACGTGGCCGCTCACCCCGGTGAAGTCTGCCCTGCCAAGTGGAACGATGGCGCCAAGACCCTCACGCCTTCGCTGGACTTGGTCGGCAAGATCTAA